Proteins co-encoded in one Dreissena polymorpha isolate Duluth1 chromosome 12, UMN_Dpol_1.0, whole genome shotgun sequence genomic window:
- the LOC127853778 gene encoding cholinesterase-like — protein sequence MTAVKIFSHVVLIAMLWGGGTGVSVTSEKAGSFLGVTGNVSIHLDKRTPAVLKAVIRFLGVPYAKPPIGNLRFRRPEPLDKLTSLFNATFQRPFCPQTQEMHDPVKFFQTSENCLVMNIYVPGSEINVTKAYPVMIWIHGGAFAFGGAYAYSGDVISTLGDVIVVVVQYRLNAFGFLSDGTASSGNFGLWDQKMAIQWVHDNIRVFGGDPTSVTLFGQSAGSVSVLFQALHPGNAGLFSRVIAESGSPLATWARTSKAGTSFKAFAVRFGCDKSSTEESWACMRTKDYKDILANVQLTSDSLVPFVDGDFIVELPLYHITGGDISNTGRTALAQFASIDLLSGVTSSDAALFITERFEPMLKTMGLDIANGVPRDVFLRTFLSGSLQEALGQPATSGVSQAFIHEYTNWKAPDDAVGVRGQMIDFSTDFSFLLPAVTIARIHSNLTIGTPRRTFLYEFDHKASFDPLPLWLRGAKHGAEVPFVFGFVDELKVFAGIPPSVPNPFKIPDQENYLALVMLTMWTNFAKTGNPNSASLTNDNIPTWTEYDPVNGSYFRFISNITSSEVTSHHLAASRVAFWTELVPALLSVSNCTQQHQRPTSASLRENISVVSVMMMLTAWVFFRV from the exons ATGACTGCTGTGAAAATATTTTCTCATGTCGTTTTGATCGCTATGTTGTGGGGCGGTGGGACGGGTGTATCAGTGACGTCAGAAAAGGCTGGGAGCTTCTTAGGAGTCACCGGAAACGTCAGCATCCATCTGGACAAAAGAACGCCAGCTGTTCTAAAGGCGGTCATCAGATTCCTCGGTGTTCCATACGCAAAACCGCCAATAGGCAACTTGCGTTTCCGGCGCCCGGAACCGTTGGATAAACTGACGTCACTGTTCAACGCTACATTCCAAAGACCGTTTTGTCCGCAAACGCAAGAAATGCATGATCCAGTGAAATTCTTCCAAACAAGCGAGAACTGTTTGGTCATGAATATTTATGTGCCTGGAAGTGAAATAAATGTTACTAAGGCCTACCCTGTAATGATTTGGATCCACGGTGGGGCATTTGCTTTTGGCGGTGCGTACGCATACTCAGGTGACGTCATATCAACGCTTGGTGACGTCATTGTAGTCGTTGTCCAGTATCGACTTAATGCCTTCGGGTTCCTAAGCGACGGAACGGCGTCATCTGGTAATTTCGGCCTATGGGACCAGAAAATGGCTATTCAGTGGGTACACGATAACATACGAGTGTTCGGCGGCGACCCGACGTCGGTGACGCTGTTCGGACAGTCGGCGGGCAGCGTAAGCGTGCTCTTCCAAGCCCTACATCCGGGAAACGCCGGTCTCTTCTCGCGCGTAATTGCCGAGAGCGGAAGTCCTCTGGCAACATGGGCAAGGACCTCAAAGGCGGGTACTAGTTTCAAAGCTTTTGCTGTGCGTTTCGGGTGCGATAAATCATCAACAGAAGAGTCTTGGGCCTGCATGCGCACCAAGGACTACAAAGACATTTTGGCTAACGTGCAGTTGACCTCTGATAGTTTAGTTCCGTTCGTTGATGGCGACTTTATCGTAGAACTTCCCCTTTATCACATAACCGGAGGCGATATCTCGAATACCGGTAGAACAGCTCTGGCTCAATTCGCGAGCATCGATTTACTAAGCGGTGTAACAAGCAGCGATGCCGCCTTGTTCATCACGGAAAGATttgagccaatgttaaaaaccatGGGTTTGGACATTGCTAATGGAGTGCCTCGTGATGTCTTTCTCAGAACGTTCCTGTCCGGAAGTCTGCAGGAGGCGTTAGGACAGCCCGCGACTTCCGGTGTCTCTCAGGCTTTCATACACGAGTATACGAACTGGAAGGCCCCCGATGACGCTGTTGGGGTCAGAGGTCAAATGATTGACTTTTCGACGGATTTCTCGTTCCTTTTGCCCGCCGTAACTATAGCGAGAATTCATAGTAATCTGACGATAGGGACGCCGAGGCGCACGTTTCTCTATGAATTCGACCACAAGGCGTCTTTCGACCCACTTCCTCTCTGGCTTCGGGGAGCGAAGCACGGCGCGGAGGTGCCGTTCGTGTTTGGCTTCGTTGACGAACTTAAGGTGTTTGCTGGCATCCCTCCCAGTGTTCCGAATCCCTTTAAAATACCGGACCAAGAAAACTACCTCGCACTAGTTATGCTTACAATGTGGACCAACTTTGCTAAAACTGG AAACCCCAACTCAGCCTCTCTAACGAACGACAACATTCCCACGTGGACTGAGTATGACCCGGTCAACGGCTCGTACTTCCGCTTCATTTCCAATATAACGTCATCGGAGGTTACAAGTCACCATCTCGCGGCGTCTCGAGTGGCCTTCTGGACTGAACTGGTTCCCGCGTTATTAAGCGTCAGTAACTGTACGCAGCAGCACCAAAGACCTACTTCCGCCTCTCTCAGGGAAAATATCAGTGTGGTTTCCGTTATGATGATGCTGACTGCGTGGGTGTTTTTTCGTGTTTGA